The genomic window ACTCTGTGCCAACCAATGTGTCGGGTGAGAACTACGACTTCGTCGTGAAGCTCGTGCGTGAGTATGGCAAGTACCCGCTGAATTTGGGTGAGTACGATATTACTGACATCGGTTGAAAGCAACCAGAACTCACCTCAAAAACCCCCTTGGCGCCTCTTTGCGGCCTTCGCGGTTAGAATACAACCGCCAAGAGCCGCAAAGGCAACATCTCATGTAATCAGAACAATGCATTTTTGAGATTGCTTTCAGCTATATGAGGTTCCGCAATGAAAACGATCACACTTCTGGTAATCTCCCTTCTGATGTTTGCTGTTCGAGGTGTTGCTCAAGAGAACGGAGGATCCACGTCGAAAGATGACCATCTCCAATGGTGGCGCGAGGCACGCTTTGGCATGTTCATTCACTGGGGACCGGTCAGCCTCAAAGGAACGGAGATCAGCTGGTCCCGGGGCGGAGAACGGCGAGGGATCAAGGGGAAGGGGGAGATTCCCGTGGAGGTGTACGACAGCCTCTACAAGCAGTTCAACCCTGTGAAGTTCAAAGCTGACGAATGGGTTTCCATCGCGCGCGCTGCCGGCATGAAATACATGGTACTCACAGCGAAGCACTGCGACGGCTTCTGTCTGTGGCACTCCGGTGTCGACAACTACAGTATCGCCAGCACTCCTTTCAAACGCGATGTGTGCGGTGAACTGGCTGACGCCGCCCACAAGGCGGGCATGAGAGTGGGGTGGTATTACTCTCCCATGGACTGGCGAGATCCGGACTGCCGTACGGAACGAAACAGCATCTACGTGAAACGGATGCAGGGACATCTGCGTGAACTGCTGGGCAACTACGGGCAGATCGATCTGTTGTGGTTTGACACTGACGGCGGACCGGCTCCATGGGATCAGGCTGCGACGTACGGTCTCGTCCGTTCGCTCCAGCCGAAGCTGATCATTAACAACCGGCTGGATATGGGGGGCTATGAAGACTACAGGGCTCAGAACATTGGTCCCAACGCGGACTATCAAACTCCTGAGCAACGAATCGGGGCGTTTGACAATATCCGGCCATGGGAAACCTGCATGACGCTCGGGCAACAGTGGTCGTGGAAACCTCAGGACACAATCAAGACCTTCGCAGAATGCCTGCGTATTCTCGTCCAATGTGTTGCGGGCGATGGGAACCTGCTCCTCAACGTCGGTCCGATGCCAAACGGACAAATTGAACCTCGACAGGTAAAAGTGCTCCGGCAGATGGGAGGGTGGTTGACGAAGTACGGAGAGAGTGTCTACGGGACCCGGGGCGGGCCTTTCCCCAACGGCGCGTGGGGTGGCTCAACGATGAAAGGAAATGCGGTGTACCTTCATATCCTGAAGTGGGAAGGGAACCAGTTGCAGCTGCCGTCGTTGAAAGCTAGAATCATCAGGGGTAAAGCCCTCACCGGCGGCAATGTGAGAATTGAGCAAACCGACGAAGTGACGATCATTCGAATGCCGGTCCGGGAGCAGAACAAAGTCGACACTGTTGTGAAGCTGGAGATGGAAAAGCCTGTTTCTTTTCGTTAACAATGAACCGTCCGATTAGTGATAAAGCTCCTCATGGTTGATTTCCATGTGCATCAGATTTCTATGCACGACAGAGTCTCAAGTGGACTCAGAATTTTCCGGACCACCGGATGATCGCGGAAAAGGTATTCGAAAGAGTTCTCGAAAATGAGAGACTTCCGATTCTCTCGATGGGAAGAAGATTTGAAAATTGACTGGCCTCTGCTGTATTCCTTCCTCAATAGATCCCCCGCGCTGTGTTGTCTGTTTTTAACCGGAGAATTTGATACATTCATTTCAGTGCAGCGCTTATGCAGCACGCCCCCCCACAATCGTGCTGTTGGCTCTCACCTTGCGGCTTTCTCTCCCGCGGAATCTCTATGCACCCGATCTTTCTCGGTTCCCGGGAGGCCACACCTTCTGTTCGAACAGGTTCATGAGGTATGAATGTGATCCGTGGGGTGCGTCTCGCGAAACCTGAAATCGCCCGCTGCCGTCGGACACAGGTACTTGACCCGATGCAAACCTGACACATCAGCACATGAGACAAGAGTTGCATGTTCTTGATTCCAGAGTCCACAAATGGATGCTCCCATGACTTCAACAAGAAATGCTGAAACGACCACTTGGAGCAGTCTCCTCTCCTCGCCGCGGCAGCGGCTGTCACTTCTGCTGTGGCTCGTCGCCGTACATTCCTTCTTTGTCGGCCTCGGGTTGATATTTCTCCCCGATGCCTTGCTTTCCGTCTTTGGGTTTACGCCGGGGGGTGAGCGGTTTTTTCGCGCTCAGGCAGGCGTTTTTCATTTCGTGATGGTGGTGGTGTACGGAATGGCAGCCGTACGGTGCGTGTACTCTCCCGACTCCGTGTATCTCGCAATTGTCGCAAAGCTCATCGCGATGGCATTCTTGATCTGCTACTTTTTGGTTGCAGCGCCACTGTGGATGGTGTTGCTTTCCAGTGTTGTCGACGGAGCCTTCGGCGTTCTCATTGCGTGGGCATTCAGCGCATACCGAAAGAGCATTCCTGCAGGTGCTGCAAGTTCCACCGGTTGAGAACGTACAGCGTCCGTCGGAGATTTCCGCCGCCGATCCCCGAACCTTCTCTGTAGCGGCAAGGAGAGGTCATGAAGCGCACTCCAACGATTATCCTCACCGGAGCGTCCGGCCTGATAGGGCGAACACTCCTCGACGAGTGGAAGAACGACTACAGGATCTTTGCCGTTGCTCGTCGCACGCAGCAGGAATGCGAAGCCCCGGTTCATCCCAACATCGCATGGATGCGGGCGGACATCTCCGATCAGGCGCGCATCAGCGAAGTCTTCAGGGAAATTGCCACTGCAGGCGGAGCGGATTTTGTCTTCCATCTTGCGGCGTTCTACGATTTCAGCGGTGAGCGCCACCCGGAATACTACACAACAAACGTCGTCGGCACACGCAACGTGCTGGAGCTCTCGCAGGAAATCCGCCCCCGCCTGTTTGTCTTCTCAAGCTCCGTCGCTGCGTGTCCATTCCCGCCGCCGAATGAGTTCATCCGCGAAGACACGTCCCCCTCCGGCGATCATATCTACTCCTGGAGCAAGCGTGAAGGCGAGCGACTGATCATGGATCCTCAGAATACGATCCATTCGTGCGTCGTCCGTTTGGGCGCAGTATACACCGACTGGTGCGAATACCCTCCTCTCTATACTATGCTTCAAACCTGGCTGAGCGGGTCCTGGAAGGCGAGGATTCTCGCAGGAAAGGGGGAGAGCGCCGTACCCTATATCCACATGAGGGACATCATCTCCTTCTTCCGGCGTATCATCGAATCCGCTGAGATACTCCCGCAGAAGACCATCGTGCAGGCGTGCACGAATGGTGCGACCTCGCATCGAACGCTCTACCAGCTCGCCACGCGCCATTTCTATGGCGAGGAGCGAAAGCCGATCTTCATGCCACCGGTTGCGATTACTCCCGGACTGCACGCGCTCCGGATGATCGGCAGAGTCACAGGCACCATGCCGTTTGAACAGCCATGGATGCTCCGCTTCATCGATGAGAAACTCAATGTTGATGCCTCACGCACCTACGCTCTCCTCAACTGGACACCCAATCCCCGGCATGCAATTGATCGCAGGATCCGGTATCTGCTGGAACATCTGAAATCGGAACCCCATCTGTGGCACCTGAAGAATTTGCGGGCCTCTCTGAAGGAACGCGATCGAGTGGAACTTCGTATCTATCGCACACTCTCCATACTTGAGGACAGCGTCTCCATCGCCGCAATCAATGCAATTTTCGGCGAACACCAGGATTCCGGTCGCTTTGCAGCGCTCCGCTCTATGGACAAAAACGAAGTCACATGGTTTGTCCGCATGCTCTACAGGCTGCTGTTGACGTCCA from Ignavibacteriales bacterium includes these protein-coding regions:
- a CDS encoding alpha-L-fucosidase, with protein sequence MKTITLLVISLLMFAVRGVAQENGGSTSKDDHLQWWREARFGMFIHWGPVSLKGTEISWSRGGERRGIKGKGEIPVEVYDSLYKQFNPVKFKADEWVSIARAAGMKYMVLTAKHCDGFCLWHSGVDNYSIASTPFKRDVCGELADAAHKAGMRVGWYYSPMDWRDPDCRTERNSIYVKRMQGHLRELLGNYGQIDLLWFDTDGGPAPWDQAATYGLVRSLQPKLIINNRLDMGGYEDYRAQNIGPNADYQTPEQRIGAFDNIRPWETCMTLGQQWSWKPQDTIKTFAECLRILVQCVAGDGNLLLNVGPMPNGQIEPRQVKVLRQMGGWLTKYGESVYGTRGGPFPNGAWGGSTMKGNAVYLHILKWEGNQLQLPSLKARIIRGKALTGGNVRIEQTDEVTIIRMPVREQNKVDTVVKLEMEKPVSFR
- a CDS encoding NAD(P)-dependent oxidoreductase codes for the protein MKRTPTIILTGASGLIGRTLLDEWKNDYRIFAVARRTQQECEAPVHPNIAWMRADISDQARISEVFREIATAGGADFVFHLAAFYDFSGERHPEYYTTNVVGTRNVLELSQEIRPRLFVFSSSVAACPFPPPNEFIREDTSPSGDHIYSWSKREGERLIMDPQNTIHSCVVRLGAVYTDWCEYPPLYTMLQTWLSGSWKARILAGKGESAVPYIHMRDIISFFRRIIESAEILPQKTIVQACTNGATSHRTLYQLATRHFYGEERKPIFMPPVAITPGLHALRMIGRVTGTMPFEQPWMLRFIDEKLNVDASRTYALLNWTPNPRHAIDRRIRYLLEHLKSEPHLWHLKNLRASLKERDRVELRIYRTLSILEDSVSIAAINAIFGEHQDSGRFAALRSMDKNEVTWFVRMLYRLLLTSIHTGNTLLLCNYFEISSSGRFAAGYRPDDLIEVLQALNSAINRDTIDWGEPRPQRTALHHYITMPIELAIDEIEFQRESAKTTDREPAPGGETSPGPDDNARRQLEETIWSCLVMRK